GGGCGATCGCGTCTACCTCTGCATCGCGACTAGCTGGGTCGAGACGCCGGAACTGGTAGGACTCGTCTTGAGCCCCCCAGACCTGCTGACCCGCCGCGTCAAAGCCGCGATCCCAGGTTTCCATGCGATCGGCTTCGAGGACAATCTGGTTGGTGACGCGGGTCGCCCCTCGGAAGTTTGAGGGGCATCCCTCCGGAGGCGTCGCCCCCACAAAGCGATCGCCCGCAGGCTTGAGATAGACCTGGCACAGCGGCGAACCGAGGTCAGCGAGGCGCACCTGGCGCTGGGCGAGGGGCTTTTGGCAGAGACCGACCCAGGGGGCCAGTTCGGGGGGCTTCCAGGCCGTCGACTCGACCGACTGGCTGGCGGGGTACGGGGCAATGCGCAAAAATCGCTGGCGATAGGGCTGCTCAGGGTTGAGGGCGATCGCCTGCTCCTGATAGAGAAACGAGACTCCCGGCGCGGGCGCGGCATCAGTGACGGTCACCGGACAGGTCACCATGCGCACATCCGCCACGCGGCGACTGGTCAGGGCCTGATGGACCGTGCTGAGGGTGCCAACCAGACGATCTGCGACCTCTGTGGCCTGCTCCTCGAGGGGCGCTGCTTGGGCGATGCTCGGCGGCGCGATCGCCCCCATCTGAAGGGCGATCGCCATCCCCAGGGCACCAATGTTGGGTCTTCCCATGGCCCTTCCTCCACTAATCTTGGGCCGATTCTACCTCGTCAGCTGCCGGGTGGAAGTAGTCATAGATCTGCTGGGCCAGCCGTGGCCCGATTCCTGGGACCGTTGCTAGCTGAGCTGGCGTCGCCAGACGGATATAGTCAATGGAGCGAAAGGTCGAGAGGAGCTGCTTTTGGCGATGGTGGCCGAGGCCCGGAATGTCGTCGAGGCGCGATCGCCGCATGCGATCGCTGCGCTGCTGGCGGTGAAAGCTGACCGCAAAGCGGTGCGCCTCATCCCGCAACCGCCGCAACAGCTGTACTCCCGGCTGCTCCGCCTCCGTCACCAGGGGCAGCGACTCCCCCGGCAAAAACACTTCCTCGCGCTGCTTGGCCAGGCTGACCACCCGCAGCTCTTCCAAGACATTGAGCTCTCGCAACACCGCCACCACTGCCGACAGCTGCCCCTTGCCGCCGTCAATCATGATCAGATCCGGCCAGTCCGGATTGCCAATGCGCTGCAAAGCAGGGTTCTGGGCGTAGCGGCGAAAGCGGCGGCCAATCACCTCCGCCATACTGGCGAAGTCGTCGGAGTGGCCCGATCGCACCGTCGGATTTTTGATTTTGTAGTGGCGATAGTGCTGCTTGGCGGGCAGGCCGTCCACGAACACCACCTGGGAGGCCACCGCGTCCGAGCCCTGGACGTGGGAAATGTCGTAGCCCTCGATGCGGTGGGGCAGATCGGGCAGATCCAGGATTTCTGCCAGGTCCTGCATTGCTTGATTATTGCGCTCCGCAAAGCGCTGATTGCGCGCCAGCTCGTAGCCCGCGTTGCGCTCGACCATTTCGATTAGGTCGGCCTTGCCTTGGCGCTGGGGCACCCCGATCGACACCCGCCGCCCCCGCTGCTCGCTCAGAAACTCCGCCAGCATGTCCCCTTCGGGCAGCTCGTGCTGGACTAGGAGCTCCGTCGGAATCTCCACCGGGTCGACGGTCTGATAGTGCTCCTCCAGCACCCGCTGCAAAATTGCCCCCGGCGTCCCAGACTGGGCGTCGGCCACGAAGCCCAACCGGCCCACCAGGCGACCGGCCCGCACCTGAAAGAGCTGGACGCAGGCGTGCTGATCGTCCGCCATCAGGGCGATCGCATCTCGAGAAATCGTGTCGTCCGGCAGAGCGACCTTTTGCTCAGCGCCCAGGGACTGCAGCGCCTGAATCTGATCTCGCCGCCGGGCCGCCAGCTCAAAGTTGAGCGTCTCAGCGGCCTGCTCCATCTGCCCCTGGAGAATCTCCACCAGCTCCCGAGTGCGCCCCTGGAAGATCATGGCCACTTTTTGCACCGTCTTGCGGTACTCCTCGGGCGAGACCAGAGCCTGACACACCCCGGGACAGCGGCCAATGTCGTAGTTCAGGCAGGGGCGGTCTTTGAACAAGGGCTGGGGCCGCTGGCGCAGGGGAAAAATGCGCTTGACCAGGTGCAGCGTGCTGCGCAGCAGATGGGTGTCGACGTAGGGGCCATAAAAGCGATCGCGGACACCCCGAAGCGATCGCCGCCGGGTAATGAAAATCCGCGGATAGTCCTCCGACCACGTGATGCAGAGATAGGGATACTTTTTGTCATCCTTGAGCAGCACATTGAAGTGGGGCTGGTGCTGCTTGATCAAGTTAGCCTCAAGGGCCAGGGCTTCCGCCTCGGTATCCGTGACAATGAACTCAATTTCGGCAATCTGGCGCACCATCAGGGCGATGCGGGGATTATGATTCTCGAGATCGCGAAAGTAAGAGCGGACGCGCGATCGCAGCTTTTTAGACTTGCCGATGTAGAGAATGCGGTCTTCGCCGTCGCGCATGAAGTACACCCCCGGCTCTGGGGGAATCTCCTGCAGACGGGCCTCGAGGCGCGCAGGATCTTTGAGTAGCGGGCAGTTTGGGGCAGCTTGGGTCACAGCAGGTACAGGCGCGATCGCCAGCGATCGCCACACAACAGGAACAGGCAGATCCTCCCCATCGCAGCGCGATGGCTGGTGCCACCCTTCCCATCTTAAAAAACTTTGTGGCGGGCGATCGCCCTTCGGCAAACCAAAGGGACGCCCCTTGCGAAGCGTCCCTTAGATCAATCAACTGTCCGTGGCGTCAGCTCTAGCGGAACATGCTGCTCACCGAGCTATCCTCGTGGATGCGCCAGATCGTTTCGCCCAACAGATTGGCCACCGACAAAATCGTCAATTGCTTGAAGCGCTTATCTTCCGGGACCGGCGTCGTATTGGTGATGATGACCTCTTCAAACAGGCCCTCCTCCGAGAGGCGCTCCGTCGCCGGCGGCGAAAACACCGCGTGGGTCGCGCAGGCGTACACCTTGCTGGCCCCTTCTCGGCGCAGCAGGCGCGCACCCTCACAGATCGTCCCAGCCGTGTCGATCATGTCATCAACCATGATCGCCGTCTTGCCCTCGACGTCCCCGATCACATTCATCACCTCAGCCACGTTGTGGGCCTGGCGGCGCTTATCAATGATGGCCAAGGGAGCGTCGTTGAGCTTCTTGGCAAAGGCGCGGGCACGAGCCACACCGCCCACGTCCGGCGACACCACCACCACATCAGAGAGCTGCTTGGTCGCCAAATAATCCAAGATCACCGGCGAGCCGTACACGTGATCAAACGGAATATCAAAATAGCCCTGGATCTGAGCCGAGTGCAGGTCCATTGCCAAGATTCGGCTAGCCCCCGCCTGGGTAATCAGGTTGGCAACCAGCTTGGCCGTGATGGACTCCCGCCCCGCCGTCTTGCGATCGGCTCGAGCGTAACCATAGTATGGAATCACTGCGGTGATCTGCCGCGCCGAGGCTCGGCGGCAGGCATCAATCATGATCAGCAGCTCCATGAGGTTGTCATTCACCGGGAAGCAGGTCGGCTGGATGAGATAGACGTCACAACCTCGAATCGATTCCTGAATTTGAACGTAGAGTTCGCCGTCAGCAAACCGCTTGCGAACCATCGGTCCTAGGTCCATGCCTAGATAGCGGGCCACTTCCTGAGCAAGA
This genomic stretch from Geitlerinema sp. PCC 7407 harbors:
- a CDS encoding chromophore lyase CpcT/CpeT, whose translation is MGRPNIGALGMAIALQMGAIAPPSIAQAAPLEEQATEVADRLVGTLSTVHQALTSRRVADVRMVTCPVTVTDAAPAPGVSFLYQEQAIALNPEQPYRQRFLRIAPYPASQSVESTAWKPPELAPWVGLCQKPLAQRQVRLADLGSPLCQVYLKPAGDRFVGATPPEGCPSNFRGATRVTNQIVLEADRMETWDRGFDAAGQQVWGAQDESYQFRRLDPASRDAEVDAIARRLHGAFVAQGQPEATYEGCVVRPDGISSLSSPLLFLEKREGDRLQFQRFAWFQRTQTGSLQALLYPPQPAAAVSCQGPQRPSLAAISPDVFSVCLYNFVREGDAFVGRRTNPCALDPETTSPLPDTLRISLTEDTLEILEQPTNSEEGPNSGNLDPQRPYQGIIYRLRQR
- the uvrC gene encoding excinuclease ABC subunit UvrC, translated to MTQAAPNCPLLKDPARLEARLQEIPPEPGVYFMRDGEDRILYIGKSKKLRSRVRSYFRDLENHNPRIALMVRQIAEIEFIVTDTEAEALALEANLIKQHQPHFNVLLKDDKKYPYLCITWSEDYPRIFITRRRSLRGVRDRFYGPYVDTHLLRSTLHLVKRIFPLRQRPQPLFKDRPCLNYDIGRCPGVCQALVSPEEYRKTVQKVAMIFQGRTRELVEILQGQMEQAAETLNFELAARRRDQIQALQSLGAEQKVALPDDTISRDAIALMADDQHACVQLFQVRAGRLVGRLGFVADAQSGTPGAILQRVLEEHYQTVDPVEIPTELLVQHELPEGDMLAEFLSEQRGRRVSIGVPQRQGKADLIEMVERNAGYELARNQRFAERNNQAMQDLAEILDLPDLPHRIEGYDISHVQGSDAVASQVVFVDGLPAKQHYRHYKIKNPTVRSGHSDDFASMAEVIGRRFRRYAQNPALQRIGNPDWPDLIMIDGGKGQLSAVVAVLRELNVLEELRVVSLAKQREEVFLPGESLPLVTEAEQPGVQLLRRLRDEAHRFAVSFHRQQRSDRMRRSRLDDIPGLGHHRQKQLLSTFRSIDYIRLATPAQLATVPGIGPRLAQQIYDYFHPAADEVESAQD
- a CDS encoding ribose-phosphate pyrophosphokinase: MNALRGFVVIRSATLTPQPALTTVTENNRLRLFCGSANTVLAQEVARYLGMDLGPMVRKRFADGELYVQIQESIRGCDVYLIQPTCFPVNDNLMELLIMIDACRRASARQITAVIPYYGYARADRKTAGRESITAKLVANLITQAGASRILAMDLHSAQIQGYFDIPFDHVYGSPVILDYLATKQLSDVVVVSPDVGGVARARAFAKKLNDAPLAIIDKRRQAHNVAEVMNVIGDVEGKTAIMVDDMIDTAGTICEGARLLRREGASKVYACATHAVFSPPATERLSEEGLFEEVIITNTTPVPEDKRFKQLTILSVANLLGETIWRIHEDSSVSSMFR